One Mya arenaria isolate MELC-2E11 chromosome 7, ASM2691426v1 genomic window carries:
- the LOC128239807 gene encoding uncharacterized protein LOC128239807 isoform X2, producing the protein MAIIRHFRRRVNLIAVLLLATMSWIFYLIVSAPAASDRRFQNSLFPNEDSSVMRESVTRMVMAAQEMASPKMAPPKMAPPAVQNPPGREMIGPAPEQNNFSNKIPRPPPENMGADTEKEGKNHDPDKLVDNQNKPVNTNEGAGEKGKDNDSEKKVEADKDKEVEVGKEDKDKVKDEKKEGNEKDIIKEIQDNIKDIKENIKNIKEGKIGEDVVKLNNVTKVINATVEQAVFEKVENKVKAIGESVKNKTLEKLANLGVYKKKEYEKLVYQHINWNLSLSFEDIGNIMKDTEYLQKKQNLTEMAYQPLYQPGSNATLNISSSKYGLGYCECRDLSCLCCVRVFNKRMRLNSTSCAAIAYSSKSQELQYEFSVDKKTYFTRTIAAEFPPKICLEAAGKVAGICTLFSNVTAKVNVANEDHKIHLSGCMEFDLTLYNRTLSGFPIGCFQIPGERTIKEEENKAQNMINFVP; encoded by the exons ATGGCGATCATCAGACATTTTCGTCGAAGGGTAAATTTAATCGCAGTTTTACTGCTTGCCACGATGTCCTGGATATTTTACCTGATTGTTTCTGCTCCTGCTGCTTCAG atCGGAGGTTTCAAAATTCACTTTTTCCGAACGAGGATAGCAGTGTTATGAGAGAGTCCGTAACCAGGATGGTAATGGCTGCCCAAGAAATGGCCTCTCCAAAAATGGCCCCTCCAAAAATGGCCCCTCCAGCTGTTCAG AATCCCCCTGGCAGGGAGATGATTGGGCCAGCACCGGAACAAAATAACTTTAGCAACAAGATACCAAGACCTCCACCAGAAAATATGGGAGCCGATACAGAGAAGGAGGGCAAAAACCATGATCCTGATAAGCTTGTTGATAATCAGAATAAACCTGTTAACACAAATGAAGGTGCTGGTGAGAAGGGTAAAGATAATGACAGCGAGAAGAAAGTTGAAGCTGATAAAGATAAGGAAGTTGAGGTGGGAAAGGAGGATAAAGACAAGGTGAAAGATGAGAAGAAAGAGGGTAATGAAAAAGATATCATTAAAGAAATTCAGGATAATATTAAAgacattaaagaaaatattaaaaatataaaagaaggAAAAATTGGAGAGGATGTGGTCAAATTGAATAATGTAACTAAAGTTATAAATGCAACAGTTGAACAAGCTGTGTTTGAAAAGGTGGAAAATAAAGTAAAAGCTATTGGTGAaagtgttaaaaataaaactttagaGAAGTTAGCCAACTTGGGGGTTTATAAAAAGAAGGAATATGAAAAGTTAGTATATCAGCATATTAATTGGAATTTAAGTTTATCTTTTGAGGATATTGGGAATATAATGAAAGATACAGAATATCTTCAAAAGAAGCAAAATTTGACAGAAATGGCTTATCAGCCATTATATCAACCTGGTTCAAATGCGACACTAAATATAAGTTCGTCCAAGTATGGGCTAGGTTATTGTGAGTGTAGGGACTTGTCTTGTTTATGCTGTGTCAGGGTATTTAATAAAAGAATGAGATTAAACAGTACGTCCTGTGCAGCCATAGCCTACTCTTCAAAATCTCAG GAACTTCAGTATGAGTTTTCtgtggacaagaaaacatattttactcgCACAATAGCAG CTGAGTTTCCGCCAAAAATCTGCCTGGAGGCTGCTGGGAAGGTGGCTGGCATCTGCACGCTGTTCTCCAATGTGACAGCTAAGGTGAATGTTGCGAACGAGGACCACAAGATCCACTTGTCCGGCTGTATGGAGTTCGATCTCACGCTTTATAACCGCACACTGAGTGGTTTTCCGATCGGCTGTTTCCAGATTCCCGGTGAACGGACGATTAAAGAGGAAGAAAATAAAGctcaaaatatgataaactttGTCCCATAG
- the LOC128239807 gene encoding uncharacterized protein LOC128239807 isoform X1: MAIIRHFRRRVNLIAVLLLATMSWIFYLIVSAPAASDVVQKDRRFQNSLFPNEDSSVMRESVTRMVMAAQEMASPKMAPPKMAPPAVQNPPGREMIGPAPEQNNFSNKIPRPPPENMGADTEKEGKNHDPDKLVDNQNKPVNTNEGAGEKGKDNDSEKKVEADKDKEVEVGKEDKDKVKDEKKEGNEKDIIKEIQDNIKDIKENIKNIKEGKIGEDVVKLNNVTKVINATVEQAVFEKVENKVKAIGESVKNKTLEKLANLGVYKKKEYEKLVYQHINWNLSLSFEDIGNIMKDTEYLQKKQNLTEMAYQPLYQPGSNATLNISSSKYGLGYCECRDLSCLCCVRVFNKRMRLNSTSCAAIAYSSKSQELQYEFSVDKKTYFTRTIAAEFPPKICLEAAGKVAGICTLFSNVTAKVNVANEDHKIHLSGCMEFDLTLYNRTLSGFPIGCFQIPGERTIKEEENKAQNMINFVP, from the exons ATGGCGATCATCAGACATTTTCGTCGAAGGGTAAATTTAATCGCAGTTTTACTGCTTGCCACGATGTCCTGGATATTTTACCTGATTGTTTCTGCTCCTGCTGCTTCAG ATGTTGTCCAAAAAG atCGGAGGTTTCAAAATTCACTTTTTCCGAACGAGGATAGCAGTGTTATGAGAGAGTCCGTAACCAGGATGGTAATGGCTGCCCAAGAAATGGCCTCTCCAAAAATGGCCCCTCCAAAAATGGCCCCTCCAGCTGTTCAG AATCCCCCTGGCAGGGAGATGATTGGGCCAGCACCGGAACAAAATAACTTTAGCAACAAGATACCAAGACCTCCACCAGAAAATATGGGAGCCGATACAGAGAAGGAGGGCAAAAACCATGATCCTGATAAGCTTGTTGATAATCAGAATAAACCTGTTAACACAAATGAAGGTGCTGGTGAGAAGGGTAAAGATAATGACAGCGAGAAGAAAGTTGAAGCTGATAAAGATAAGGAAGTTGAGGTGGGAAAGGAGGATAAAGACAAGGTGAAAGATGAGAAGAAAGAGGGTAATGAAAAAGATATCATTAAAGAAATTCAGGATAATATTAAAgacattaaagaaaatattaaaaatataaaagaaggAAAAATTGGAGAGGATGTGGTCAAATTGAATAATGTAACTAAAGTTATAAATGCAACAGTTGAACAAGCTGTGTTTGAAAAGGTGGAAAATAAAGTAAAAGCTATTGGTGAaagtgttaaaaataaaactttagaGAAGTTAGCCAACTTGGGGGTTTATAAAAAGAAGGAATATGAAAAGTTAGTATATCAGCATATTAATTGGAATTTAAGTTTATCTTTTGAGGATATTGGGAATATAATGAAAGATACAGAATATCTTCAAAAGAAGCAAAATTTGACAGAAATGGCTTATCAGCCATTATATCAACCTGGTTCAAATGCGACACTAAATATAAGTTCGTCCAAGTATGGGCTAGGTTATTGTGAGTGTAGGGACTTGTCTTGTTTATGCTGTGTCAGGGTATTTAATAAAAGAATGAGATTAAACAGTACGTCCTGTGCAGCCATAGCCTACTCTTCAAAATCTCAG GAACTTCAGTATGAGTTTTCtgtggacaagaaaacatattttactcgCACAATAGCAG CTGAGTTTCCGCCAAAAATCTGCCTGGAGGCTGCTGGGAAGGTGGCTGGCATCTGCACGCTGTTCTCCAATGTGACAGCTAAGGTGAATGTTGCGAACGAGGACCACAAGATCCACTTGTCCGGCTGTATGGAGTTCGATCTCACGCTTTATAACCGCACACTGAGTGGTTTTCCGATCGGCTGTTTCCAGATTCCCGGTGAACGGACGATTAAAGAGGAAGAAAATAAAGctcaaaatatgataaactttGTCCCATAG